One window from the genome of Salvia miltiorrhiza cultivar Shanhuang (shh) chromosome 7, IMPLAD_Smil_shh, whole genome shotgun sequence encodes:
- the LOC130992138 gene encoding F-box protein At4g27050-like: MGNSIDSLPDDLLISIVSFLPVKEAATTCTVAKRWQNLWMFSRVLEFDGSKMAPKFENGNRISVEREKEIFVNCVNRVLDLHLSETIDEFNLALQLYSPNLNHNHYRSVIDRWILFALRKKVRKLKLDFNPNLNYLFRLGLDAYAFPNIAHDFSSALLDQSALVSLVSLSLTRVSTSGEIVGFFISNCPFLQVLHLKHVCGLGSLSPRSPAIRLRSLVIFDCKDIASIEICSPSLVSFEFTILNSSTYATLVLNGVSSLIHLNLRANDPGIISRWLMDISGCLSRLETLILVTFMPQHVEVPLLFPDLPRLQKLHLHVETLDTQSLLCFVRLINSAPLLHSFKLVLDHGTQRRQARRLHNQEKLQCLKVFAVEGFSSTAVAMEMLLYVLENAASLEKMIIDGKVIVGEEVELLKAQLADSPSCAQDIINSLMMLLLRKRKRRKSSLLKLL, translated from the exons ATGGGGAATTCAATCGACAGTCTACCAGATGATCTGCTAATTTCCATAGTGTCGTTTTTACCCGTCAAAGAAGCAGCAACAACTTGCACCGTTGCAAAAAGATGGCAAAATTTATGGATGTTTTCTAGGGTTTTGGAGTTTGATGGTTCAAAAATGGCACCAAAATTTGAGAATGGGAATAGAATatcggtagagagagagaaggaaatttttgttaattgtGTGAATAGAGTGTTGGACTTACATTTGAGTGAAACCATAGACGAATTTAACTTAGCTCTCCAATTATATAGTCCTAATCTTAATCACAATCATTATCGTAGTGTCATAGATAGATGGATCCTATTTGCCTTGAGAAAGAAGGTTAGGAAGCTGAAGTTGGATTTTAATCCAAACCTCAATTATCTGTTTCGGCTTGGACTTGATGCGTATGCTTTTCCAAACATCGCACATGATTTTTCTAGTGCACTTCTTGACCAGTCGGCTCTTGTGTCGTTGGTCTCACTCAGCCTAACCCGGGTCTCTACATCCGGGGAGATTGTAGGGTTCTTTATATCTAACTGCCCGTTTCTTCAAGTGTTGCACCTAAAACATGTTTGTGGCTTGGGAAGTTTGAGCCCTAGGAGCCCAGCAATTAGGTTGAGGAGTTTGGTGATATTTGATTGTAAGGATATTGCAAGTATTGAGATTTGCTCCCCAAGTCTAGTATCATTTGAATTCACCATATTGAATAGTAGTACCTACGCGACTCTCGTGTTAAATGGTGTTTCATCTCTTATTCATCTGAATCTAAGAGCCAATGATCCGGGGATCATTTCTCGGTGGTTGATGGACATCTCTGGGTGTTTGTCACGGCTAGAGACGCTTATTCTTGTGACATTTATGCCACAA CATGTGGAAGTGCCGCTGCTATTTCCAGACTTACCTAGGCTGCAGAAGTTACACCTCCATGTTGAAACATTAGACACACAAAGCCTCCTTTGTTTTGTTCGCCTCATAAATTCTGCACCCTTGTTACATTCATTCAAATTGGTG CTTGACCACGGAACACAAAGAAGACAAGCACGGCGCCTGCATAACCAAGAGAAACTTCAATGTCTTAAAGTGTTTGCAGTGGAAGGTTTTTCCAGCACGGCTGTCGCCATGGAAATGCTGCTTTACGTGCTTGAGAATGCAGCCTCACTTGAGAAGATGATCATTGACGGGAAGGTCATTGTCGGCGAAGAGGTGGAACTGTTGAAAGCACAACTAGCAGATAGCCCAAGTTGTGCCCAAgacataattaattcattgatGATGTTGCTTCTCAGGAAAAGAAAACGAAGAAAAAGTTCATTGTTGAAGTTGTTGTAG